In a single window of the Drosophila subpulchrella strain 33 F10 #4 breed RU33 chromosome X, RU_Dsub_v1.1 Primary Assembly, whole genome shotgun sequence genome:
- the LOC119557823 gene encoding MAP kinase-activating death domain protein isoform X15: protein MSDQQKASLCPRLVDYMAIVGAHTTPPMPKGLQGLKAPPVQVPDLLRRYPPSDHADFPLPLDMVYFCQPEGCTSVGPRRTGSAIRDMTSFVFALTDKDSGKTRYGICVNFYRPIERPSSVAGTAGAGNDRPGNGGPGGHGAGGAGGAGGGGRGGRRSSAFRRESWRKSMERSSDSAFSSDYRSNVAPSDSDRELTSRRDSDQQRLHSHHSHHQPHHPSAGPAVPKLGLMAPSADSESGGSHSPSPRASRKRTKLRNQSLTSLCIISHHPFFTTFRECLFILKKLIDACNESSSPKRVGASQKINRDNVWTVLTGHVSDATPSIVLHDVREIETWILRLLSTPVPVPGSTRVEVEVLSPTVHEPLLFALPDHTRFSLVDFPLHLPLELLGVETCLKVWTLIMQENKVLFQSRDYNALSMSVMAFVTMLYPLEYMFPVIPLLPTCLSCAEQLLLAPTPFVIGVPASFLLYKKNFRLPDDIWVVDLDSTKLTPPTGGYEEIPPLPEPEGTILKNHLKQALTSMTATNTAVSSQQLLPSVRDSLQEPPLLGVSQVRLPLQTPPHSAQASQRNSMSAQGTISSRQPSPMNSPALNPFVYGTDVDSVDVATRVAMVRFFNAQNTLANFAEHTRTLRLYPRPVVAFQINSFLRSRPRASTFLNQFARTQAVEFLAEWSLTPTNVAFLRVQTGVMDPMQVGDKPKWFAHALTPIRFSVWDDGSSLNGALRSLKQLECQPTDESGSDSEGADSSSSSYSSLSDFVSEMASSDLSPSLHDVFGSYNRPHVVPQTLSSNLDPALVYHPPSKLQYPEGIADAAASKAEEDEERADSPVSSSSSRSDLSSPSFNRDSEFDFQPKGGQALGSTAAGGAAAPSFELATPLAMRLEATIKMASIEQESDTGSTVTGKTIATGSKLQRHPSDSERPDKKIPPPLTPPVKQPGVSNILARTGSSGSSSSSPGRQSSQSSLFENFASHAKELVRETTRQSSQEGILAHVDKFTLHAKKAAGEASKQALEVSKQAAGVSKNTLEDLTYVGKSTLGDLTKTAKEAATKKGIIKIEEHSTTVAVPPPKSPGSQLATHKQVQQSGGSGGGNNFFSSIGTDFNGLASSTSTMFSGMFGKKNQQKQVQMPHKPASVSSGKGKTGISFDPFPGRKGLVERTPLIKHSGPRQTQEELTRQQNQERSHSNAENQTFLKDVTNQVLAGEGVGWLKLNRFKKLMEDESYRTLVLSKLNKTLDKKIAPDDHIDDVCVTKPVWKGMLKCVQAIAGGLDVTFSNYGLGGMASVFELMEVAHTHYWSKEINEGSDMSSSLLSSHAASPMGSRENLRSPSSPNGSHSALGSEWASPQESRKSSTQFPHSGGPGGSHAGAPVNRRLSSADSQDGQSTTEMFKDMLSQKRSALKNMLTSFDSDTTTSKDSKKSSGNLWSGKSTLSAGFRYTGGHLINTSSSPSPDSPRVYLFEGLLGKDRLNLWNQMQFWEDAFLDAVSQERDMIGMDQGPIEMMERYKSLSESERKRLEHDEDRLLSTMLYNLTAILVMLNVAKDEIRRKIRRLLGKSHIGLVYSQEVHNVVDQINNLNGNDIDLKPLGSRLLHRQSFTVHQGTDVNGPLRFMEVRDDGLVLRSVDGTIVERWWYERLVNMTYSPKTKLLCLWRRNGGQTQLHKYYTRKCKELYNCIKEAMERGGTPTNVPELGGEFPVQDMNTGEGGLLQVCLEGVGLLFSNSKFFVRLDHIRKCFTQKGGIFVLEEYNPKTRNLIQRKYQSSMASEIVLSFHRVTSVQFAYICHLNGVRGTVADKSMPGTTESAPVETLESMEPPLASE from the exons ATGTCGGACCAGCAGAAAGCCTCCCTGTGTCCTCGGCTGGTGGACTACATGGCCATAGTGGGTGCACACACGACGCCTCCGATGCCAAAAGGACTGCAGGGCCTCAAGGCCCCACCAGTGCAG GTGCCCGATCTTCTGCGTCGCTATCCCCCATCGGACCATGCCGACTTCCCGCTGCCCCTGGACATGGTGTACTTTTGCCAGCCGGAGGGGTGCACCAGCGTGGGACCCCGACGCACTGGCTCCGCCATTCGGGACATGACCTCCTTCGTATTCGCACTGACCGACAAGGATTCGGGCAAGACGCGCTACGGCATATGTGTGAACTTCTACCGTCCCATCGAGCGTCCCAGTTCGGTGGCGGGTACGGCGGGAGCTGGCAACGATCGTCCGGGAAACGGAGGACCCGGTGGCCATGGGGCCGGCGGTGCTGGAGGAGCCGGAGGTGGTGGACGGGGCGGCAGGCGATCATCGGCCTTCAGGCGGGAGTCTTGGCGCAAGAGTATGGAACGCAGCTCGGATTCGGCATTTAGCAG CGACTACAGAAGTAACGTAGCGCCTAGCGATTCGGACCGTGAACTGACCTCGCGTCGCGACTCCGACCAGCAGCGCCTGCACTCGCACCACTCGCACCACCAGCCGCACCACCCGTCGGCGGGTCCGGCTGTGCCCAAGCTTGGCCTGATGGCCCCCTCGGCGGACTCCGAGTCCGGCGGCAGTCACTCCCCATCGCCGCGAGCCTCGCGGAAAAGGACAAAGCTGCGCAACCAGTCGCTCACCTCGCTGTGCATCATCTCGCACCATCCGTTCTTCACCACCTTCCGCGAATGCCTCTTCATTCTGAAGAAGCTGATCGATGCCTGCAACGAGTCCTCGTCGCCGAAGCGAGTGGGTGCCTCTCAGAAGATCAACCGGGACAATGTGTGGACGGTGCTGACGGGCCATGTCAGCGATGCCACGCCCTCGATCGTCCTGCACGATGTGCGCGAAATCGAAACCTGGATCCTGCGACTACTCTCCACGCCAGTTCCGGTGCCGGGATCCACACGAGTCGAG GTGGAGGTGCTTTCGCCGACGGTGCATGAGCCGCTGCTGTTTGCCCTGCCCGATCACACTCGCTTCTCGCTGGTGGACTTCCCGCTGCATCTGCCACTAGAGCTGCTCGGCGTGGAGACCTGCCTCAAGGTGTGGACCCTGATCATGCAGGAGAACAAGGTGTTGTTTCAGTCGCGTGACTACAACGCCCTCTCCATGTCGGTGATGGCCTTCGTCACCATGCTGTATCCGCTGGAGTACATGTTCCCGGTCATTCCGCTTCTGCCCACCTGCCTCAGTTGCGCGGAGCAGCTACTACTGGCGCCCACGCCCTTCGTCATCGGGGTGCCGGCCTCGTTTCTGCTCTACAAAAAGAATTTCCG ACTCCCGGATGACATTTGGGTAGTCGACTTGGACTCCACCAAACTGACGCCACCGACTGGTGGCTACGAGGAAATCCCACCGCTACCTGAGCCCGAGGGCACCATTCTGAAGAACCACCTCAAACAA GCACTTACCTCGATGACGGCCACCAATACGGCGGTGTCCTCACAACAGCTTTTGCCATCGGTACGGGATAGTCTCCAGGAACCACCATTGCTCGG GGTTTCCCAGGTGCGGCTTCCGCTTCAGACGCCGCCACATTCGGCGCAGGCCAGTCAAAGGAATTCCATGTCAGCCCAAGGAACGATTAGTTCCCGTCAGCCAAGTCCAATGAACTCACCAGCCCTCAATCCATTTGTTTACGGAACGGATGTGGATTCCGTAGACGTGGCCACGCGGGTGGCGATGGTACGGTTTTTCAATGCCCAAAATACATTGGCTAATTTCGCCGAGCATACGCGCACTTTGAGGCTATATCCCCGTCCCGTGGTCGCTTTCCAGATAAATAGCTTCCTACGATCCCGACCAAGAGCCTCAACGTTCCTAAATCAGTTCGCCAGGACTCAGGCAGTGGAGTTCCTGGCGGAGTGGTCACTAACGCCAACGAATGTGGCTTTTCTGCGAGTTCAAACCGGGGTCATGGACCCCATGCAGGTGGGCGATAAGCCCAAGTGGTTCGCTCATGCCCTGACCCCCATCCGGTTTTCGGTGTGGGATGATGGAAGCTCCCTGAATGGAGCTCTTCGGTCACTGAAACAACTCGAGTGCCAGCCGACGGACGAGAGTGGTTCGGACTCGGAGGGAGCGGACAGCAGCAGCTCATCTTACAGTTCACTCAGTGATTTCGTCTCGGAAATGGCCTCCTCGGATCTTTCGCCCAGCCTGCATGATGTCTTCGGCTCGTATAATCGACCGCATGTTGTACCCCAGACTCTATCCTCGAATTTGGACCCAGCTCTGGTCTACCATCCGCCCAGCAAGCTGCAGTATCCCGAGGGCATTGCCGATGCGGCGGCCAGCAAAGCGGAGGAGGATGAGGAGCGGGCCGATAGTCCGGTTTCCTCATCCTCCAGTCGCTCGGACCTGAGTTCACCCAGCTTCAATCGCGATTCGGAGTTTGATTTCCAGCCGAAGGGCGGACAAGCTCTGGGATCGACGGCAGCTGGTGGAGCGGCTGCACCCAGTTTCGAGTTGGCCACCCCGCTGGCCATGCGGCTGGAGGCCACCATCAAGATGGCCAGCATTGAACAGGAATCGGACACGGGATCCACGGTCACGGGCAAGACCATAGCCACCGGGTCAAAGCTGCAAAGACATCCAAGTGATTCCGAGAGGCCCGACAAGAAAATTCCA ccACCGCTAACGCCACCGGTAAAGCAACCGGGAGTTAGCAATATTCTAGCCCGGACCGGCAGTTCCGGCTCCAGTTCAAGCAGTCCCGGTCGCCAGAGCTCCCAGAGCTCCCTCTTCGAAAACTTCGCCTCCCATGCCAAGGAGTTGGTGCGGGAAACAACGCGTCAGAGCAGTCAGGAGGGTATTTTAGCCCATGTGGATAAG TTCACGCTGCACGCAAAGAAGGCGGCCGGGGAGGCTTCCAAGCAGGCTCTGGAGGTGTCCAAGCAGGCGGCTGGGGTGAGCAAGAATACCCTGGAGGATCTAACCTACGTGGGCAAGTCTACGCTGGGAGATCTCACCAAGACGGCCAAGGAGGCGGCCACCAAGAAGGGCATCATCAAGATCGAGGAGCATTCAACGACGGTGGCGGTGCCGCCACCAAAGTCACCCGGATCCCAACTGGCCACCCACAAGCAGGTGCAGCAAAGTGGCGGATCGGGTGGTGGCAACAACTTCTTCTCCTCCATTGGCACTGATTTCAATGGTCTGGCATCCTCCACATCCACCATGTTCTCGGGCATGTTTGGTAAAA AGAACCAACAAAAGCAGGTTCAAATGCCACACAAGCCGGCTAGCGTGTCTTCTGGAAAGGGCAAGACGGGCATTAGCTTTGATCCCTTTCCCGGACGCAAAGGTCTTGTGGAGCGAACACCATTGATTAAGCATTCGGGTCCAAGGCAAACGCAAGAGGAGCTGACCCGCCAGCAAAACCAGGAGCGTTCGCATAGTAATGCCGAGAATCAGACCTTCCTCAAGGACGTGACCAACCAGGTGCTCGCTGGAGAAGGAGTCGGCTGGCTGAAGCTCAACCGGTTCAAGAAGCTTATGGAGGACGAGTCGTATCGCACGCTGGTCCTTAGCAAGCTCAACAAGACGTTGGATAAGAAGATTGCTCCAGATGATCACATCGACGATGTG TGCGTGACAAAACCTGTGTGGAAGGGCATGCTCAAGTGCGTCCAGGCCATAGCCGGCGGATTGGACGTGACCTTTTCGAATTACGGCCTAGGTGGCATGGCCTCCGTGTTCGAACTGATGGAGGTGGCCCACACGCACTACTGGAGCAAGGAGATCAACGAGGGCAGCGACATGTCCTCCAGTCTGCTCTCCAGTCACGCGGCCAGTCCGATGGGCAGTCGGGAGAACCTGCGATCGCCCAGCTCGCCAAATGGTTCCCATTCCGCTTTAGGCAGCGAGTGGGCCTCTCCGCAGGAGTCTCGAAAGAGCTCCACTCAATTTCCACACAGTGGTGGTCCTGGTGGCTCCCATGCGGGAGCACCGGTCAATCGACGGTTGTCATCGGCGGACAGCCAGGATGGTCAGTCTACCACCGAAATGTTCAAGGACATGCTGTCGCAGAAGAGAAGTGCCTTGAAGAACATGCTCACCTCCTTCGATTCGGAT ACAACCACGTCGAAGGATTCGAAAAAGAGCTCTGGCAATCTGTGGTCCGGAAAATCAACTCTAAGTGCCGGATTTCGTTATACTGGGGGTCACCTGATCAACACATCATCATCCCCCTCGCCAGACAGTCCACGGGTCTATCTTTTCGAGGGGCTGTTGGGCAAGGATCGCCTCAATCTGTGGAACCAAATGCAGTTCTGGGAGGATGCCTTCCTGGACGCTGTTAGCCAGGAACGGGATATGATCGGCATGGATCAG GGTCCCATTGAGATGATGGAGCGATACAAATCGCTGAGCGAATCGGAGCGCAAGCGTCTTGAACACGACGAGGACCGCTTGCTATCCACCATGCTCTACAACCTGACGGCCATCCTGGTGATGCTGAATGTCGCCAAGGACGAGATCAGACGCAAGATTCGTCGCCTTCTGGGCAAGAGTCATATCGGCTTGGTATACTCCCAGGAGGTGCACAATGTGGTCGATCAGATCAATAATCTG AATGGCAATGACATTGATCTAAAGCCCCTGGGTTCACGACTGTTGCATCGCCAGAGCTTCACTGTCCACCAGGGTACGGATGTGAATGGACCCCTGCGATTCATGGAAGTGCGGGACGATGGACTAGTTCTGCGGTCCGTGGATGGCACCATTGTGGAGCGCTGGTGGTACGAGCGGCTGGTCAACATGACCTATTCGCCCAAGACCAAGCTGCTCTGCCTGTGGCGCCGCAATGGAGGTCAGACGCAATTGCACAAGTACTACACACGAAAG TGCAAGGAGCTGTACAATTGCATCAAGGAGGCCATGGAGCGCGGCGGTACGCCCACCAATGTGCCCGAACTGGGCGGTGAGTTTCCGGTTCAGGACATGAACACAGGGGAGGGCGGCCTGCTGCAGGTGTGCCTCGAGGGTGTCGGTTTGTTGTTCTCCAACAGCAAG